A region from the Hydra vulgaris chromosome 08, alternate assembly HydraT2T_AEP genome encodes:
- the LOC136083397 gene encoding probable histone H2B 4 — MSNVLKVAKPIVAKKMEIQASKKGNKVPFPAVHPDAGVSSKAMTIMNSFVNDIFERISSEASRLSIQNKKSTISSREIQTAVRLLLPDELAKHAVSEGTKSVTKYTSTK, encoded by the exons ATGTCTAATGTGTTAAAAGTTGCCAAGCCTATTGTGGCGAAGAAAATGGAGATTCAAGCCagtaaaaaaggaaataaagttCCTTTTCCTGCAG TCCACCCTGATGCTGGAGTTTCTTCTAAAGCAATGACAATCATGAATTCTTTTGTCAAcgatatttttgaaagaatttctTCTGAAGCATCAAGACTTTccattcaaaacaaaaagtcCACTATTTCGTCTCGCGAAATACAAACCGCAGTACGTCTTTTGCTTCCTGATGAATTAGCAAAGCATGCTGTGAGTGAAGGTACCAAAAGTGTTACAAAGTACACGAGCACTAAATAG
- the LOC136083396 gene encoding zinc finger MYM-type protein 1-like yields the protein MDCTPDVSHKEQLSILFRCVKINQEEVQIEEFFCGFFHITDSTGSGLVETFLNLLAEYNLDLMNCRGQSYDNGANMRGQYKGVQALIKEKNLRALYVPCANHTFNLMVCDAAKSVSIAINFFGTVQRIFTFFAASTVRWDILQSVCKMTVKSLSDTRWESRINSIKVVKDNLVQIIEALYKVADSNSIGVAVSEANGLANEISSYQFILSLTIWHDLLFEINKVSKVMQNPSADISIMIKLVETTKIFLESFRSDESFEAIIKKSEEIAIKFGTEPVFPQVRLSRKRCFFEYEGTDTPLNGKSKYKVDFFNAIIDVALVRLNERFKMLESYNKILDFLTRTEKMQSLDANELLNDCKNLEISLRNPSTEESDVNHKELYSEINTFLRMEASAESKDALEILKCITANSLIEIFPNLFIALRILLTSPISVASAERSFSKLKLIKNYLRSTIGQDRLSALALSSIENKISRSLDCSDLIDEFASLKVRKVKF from the coding sequence ATGGATTGCACTCCTGATGTAAGTCATAAGGAACAGCTTTCAATTCTTTTTAGATGCGTTAAAATTAATCAGGAAGAAGTACaaattgaagaatttttttgtggtttttttcACATAACTGATAGCACTGGTTCAGGTTtagttgaaacttttttaaatttattagctgAGTATAATTTGGATCTAATGAATTGTCGCGGGCAATCGTATGATAATGGTGCTAACATGCGAGGGCAATACAAAGGGGTTCAAGCtttaatcaaagaaaaaaatctcaGAGCTCTTTACGTTCCATGTGCTAACCACACATTTAATCTAATGGTATGTGATGCTGCGAAATCAGTATCAAttgcaattaacttttttggtACTGTTCAAcgaatttttacattttttgctgCATCAACCGTTCGATGGGACATACTGCAAAGTGTTTGTAAAATGACTGTTAAATCATTATCAGATACGCGTTGGGAAAGCcgtataaatagtataaaagttgtaaaagatAATTTGGTTCAAATTATAGAAGCTTTATACAAAGTTGCAGATTCAAATTCAATTGGAGTTGCTGTTTCTGAAGCTAACGGTCTTGCAAATGAGATATCCTCATATCAGTTTATACTTTCACTTACAATTTGGCATgatttattgtttgaaattaacAAAGTAAGTAAAGTTATGCAGAATCCCTCGGCAGATATTTCTATTATGATAAAATTGGTGGAAACtacgaaaatttttttagaatcattCAGAAGTGATGAATCATTTGAAgcgattattaaaaaatctgaaGAAATAGCTATAAAATTCGGTACTGAGCCAGTATTCCCTCAAGTGCGGCTTAGCCGAAAACgatgtttttttgaatatgaaGGAACTGATACACCTCTAAATGGAAAGTCTAAATAtaaagtagatttttttaatgcaataattGATGTTGCATTAGTACGCTTAAATGAAAGATTCAAAATGCTTGAGtcatacaataaaatattagattttttaacccGTACCGAAAAAATGCAAAGTTTAGATGCAAATGAATTGTTGAATGattgtaaaaatttagaaatatcaCTGAGAAATCCTAGTACAGAAGAATCGGACGTGAACCATAAAGAGTTATACTCggaaataaatacatttttaagaatGGAAGCTTCGGCGGAATCGAAAGATGCACTGGAAATTTTGAAGTGTATTACGGCAAATTCTTTAATCgaaatttttccaaatttatttattgccCTAAGAATTTTACTAACTTCCCCTATTTCAGTGGCAAGTGCAGAGAGGtcattttccaaattaaaactcataaaaaactatttacgtTCCACTATCGGTCAAGACCGCTTATCTGCATTAGCTTTAAGTtccattgaaaataaaataagtcgGTCCTTGGACTGTTCTGATTTAATTGATGAGTTTGCGTCTTTAAAAGTCAGAAAGGTTAAGTTTTAA